From Columba livia isolate bColLiv1 breed racing homer chromosome 7, bColLiv1.pat.W.v2, whole genome shotgun sequence, one genomic window encodes:
- the KMO gene encoding kynurenine 3-monooxygenase isoform X1, with protein sequence MDPNDPRGKRVAIVGGGLVGALNACFFARRGFHVDVYEAREDIRVASLARGRSINLALSHRGRQALRAVGMEEQIVSKGIPMRARRIHTPSGKKYSIPYGKKNQYILSVDRTNLNRELLTAAEKYSNTKLYFGHKLVGCNAELGTLTIKRSDQQPLEVTYDLIVGCDGAFSTVRKQFMRQARFNYSHEYIPHGYMELTIPPKDGDFAMEPNYLHIWPRNTFMMIALPNMDKSFTCTLFMPFEEFEKLTTGEQVLGFFQSHFPDAIPLIGKRELKHDYFLLPAQAMISVKCSSYHLASRCVLMGDAAHAVVPFYGQGMNAGFEDCLVFDELMDQFHNDLGACLPEFSRLRVPDDHAISDLAMYNYIEMREHVNSTWFIFRKHVDNFLHTLMPSTIVPLYTMVTFTRIRYHEALQRWKWQKKVIDRGLFVVGAAGLGGTYLLIKRLARDFCMENLWRWSHSLKNVRNFPFGA encoded by the exons ATGGACCCCAATGACCCACGGGGGAAAAGAGTCGCCATTGTTGGTGGTGGTCTG GTGGGTGCGTTAAATGCCTGTTTCTTTGCTAGACGAGGTTTCCATGTTGACGTTTATGAAGCCAGAGAAG ATATCCGGGTGGCCAGCCTTGCCCGTGGCAGGAGCATTAACTTGGCGCTGTCCCACAGAGGACGCCAAGCCCTCCGAGCTGTGGGGATGGAAGAGCAG aTTGTGTCCAAAGGCATTCCCATGCGGGCACGGAGGATACACACGCCTTCAGGGAAGAAGTATTCTATCCCCTATGGGAAGAAGAACCAG TACATTCTCTCTGTGGACAGAACAAACTTAAACAGAGAGCTGCTAACAG CTGCAGAGAAGTATTCCAACACTAAACTGTACTTTGGACACAAGCTTGTGGGGTGCAACGCAGAGTTGGGGACATTAACCATAAAAAG ATCTGACCAGCAGCCCTTGGAAGTCACCTATGATCTTATCGTAGGATGTGATGGAGCCTTCTCAACAGTCAGAAAGCAGTTCATGAGACAAGCGCGCTTTAACTACAGTCACGAGTACATTCCTCATGGTTATATGGAGCTGACTATCCCTCCCAAGGATGGAGAT tttgCCATGGAACCAAACTACCTCCATATCTGGCCAAGAAACACCTTCATGATGATTGCGCTGCCCAACATG GACAAGTCCTTCACCTGCACGCTCTTCATGCCCTTTGAGGAATTTGAGAAGCTCACAACAGGCGAGCAAGTGCTGGGGTTTTTCCAGTCCCACTTCCCAGACGCCATCCCTCTCATCGGAAA GCGAGAGCTGAAGCACGATTACTTtttgctgccagcccaggccaTGATATCTGTGAAGTGCTCCTCCTACCACCTTGCTTCCCGGTGCGTGTTGATGGGAGATGCCGCACATGCCGTCGTGCCCTTCTATGGACAGGGCATGAATGCG GGATTTGAGGATTGTCTGGTTTTTGATGAATTAATGGACCAGTTTCACAATGACCTAG GTGCCTGCCTCCCTGAGTTCTCCAGGCTGAGAGTGCCAGATGACCATGCGATCTCAGATTTAGCCATGTACAACTACATAGAG ATGCGTGAGCACGTGAATTCAACGTGGTTCATTTTTCGGAAGCACGTAGACAACTTCCTCCACACGCTCATGCCTTCCACCATCGTCCCACTGTACACCATG GTGACCTTCACCAGAATTCGCTACCATGAGGCACTTCAGCGCTGGAAATGGCAGAAAAAG GTAATTGATCGAGGGCTATTTGTTGTGGGGGCAGCAGGACTGGGTGGCACCTACTTGCTCATAAAGCGGTTGGCACGGGACTTCTGCATGGAAAACTTGTGGCGCTGGTCCCATTCGCTGAAGAATGTCAGAAATTTTCCTTTTGGTGCATGA
- the ITGB2 gene encoding integrin beta-2: MLRNCCLQLPVVTSVLLLVTTASATECPKIKVGTCNDCIQSGPDCAWCKKPGFTKAGEPDSVRCDTVEQLQQRGCPQDEIQFPTSNVTRTQNSPLSSDIQLSPQAVHLKLRIGQPAVFEVKFRRAMGYPIDLYYLMDLSYSMLDDLEKVKKLGGELLRALESTTPSRRIGFGSFVDKTVLPFVNTHPEKLQNPCPNKDTPCQPPFAYKHILSLTDDAKKFESEVGKQFISGNLDAPEGGLDAMMQAAVCGDLIGWRNVTRLLVYATDDGFHFAGDGKLGAILTPNDGQCHLEDNMYKKSNEFDYPSVGQLVQKLAENNIQPIFAVTSKMVDVYKKLSEMIPKSAVGELNEDSSNIVELIQEAYNNLSSRIILEHGTLPDVLEVKYDSICSQGNVISDEARGQCDNVKINEEITFRVKVTAKKCIKSQSFTIRPLGFTDTLTVHLDSNCNCSCDEQPDPTACSGKGSVVCGICSCNPGYMGKNCECETKGKTSKELEGSCRRDNSSVICSGLGDCVCGECICHTSDVPDRKIYGPYCECDNMNCEFFNGSLCGGKDRGTCNCGECECKPEFQGSACQCKKSTENCLNSRKNVCSLRGTCHCNRCQCRGQYQPPFCLECPSCPSPCDRYVSCVECKAFESGPFAKNCTQACPNIRTAEESTEESKQCKEKDSNNCWISFRMVQDDGEEMYTVIVDSNKECPEPPNIALIVGGTVAGVALIGLVLLLIWRLLMELFDRREYRRFEKEKSKAKWNDADNPLFKSATTTVVNPRFNGE; encoded by the exons ATGTTGCGCAactgctgcctccagctgccGGTGGTGACCtcggtgctgctgctggtgacGACGG CCTCTGCCACAGAGTGCCCCAAGATCAAGGTGGGGACGTGCAACGACTGCATCCAGTCTGGTCCTGACTGTGCCTGGTGCAAGAAGCCG GGTTTCACCAAAGCTGGTGAGCCAGACTCTGTCCGCTGCGACActgtggagcagctgcagcagaggggATGCCCGCAGGATGAGATTCAGTTTCCAACCAGCAACGTTACGAGGACACAGAACAGTCCCTTAAGCAGCGACATACAGCTGAGTCCCCAGGCTGTGCACCTGAAACTGCGGATAG GCCAGCCCGCTGTTTTCGAGGTGAAATTTCGCCGTGCCATGGGGTACCCCATCGATCTCTACTACCTCATGGACCTGTCCTACTCCATGCTGGATGACCTGGAGAAGGtgaagaagctgggaggggagctGCTCAGAGCCTTGGAGAGCACTACCCCTTCTCGACGCATAG GGTTTGGCTCCTTCGTGGACAAGACAGTGCTGCCCTTCGTGAACACGCACCCGGAGAAGCTGCAGAACCCCTGCCCCAACAAGGACACTCCATGCCAGCCTCCCTTCGCCTACAAGCACATCCTCTCGCTGACTGATGATGCCAAGAAGTTCGAGAGTGAAGTGGGGAAGCAGTTCATCTCGGGCAACCTGGATGCCCCAGAGGGAGGGCTGGATGCCATGATGCAGGCAGCGGTGTGCGGG GACTTGATTGGCTGGCGCAACGTGACCCGCTTGCTGGTGTACGCTACCGACGACGGCTTCCACTTTGCTGGTGATGGCAAGCTTGGGGCCATCCTGACACCCAATGACGGCCAGTGCCACTTGGAGGACAACATGTACAAAAAGAGCAATGAGTTT GACTACCCATCTGTTGGCCAGCTGGTCCAGAAACTTGCTGAAAACAACATTCAGCCCATTTTTGCTGTTACCAGTAAGATGGTGGATGTTTACAAG AAACTCAGTGAGATGATCCCAAAGTCAGCAGTGGGAGAGCTGAACGAGGACTCCAGCAACATCGTTGAACTCATCCAGGAAGCCTACAAT AACCTCTCCTCACGGATCATCCTGGAACACGGCACCCTGCCAGATGTCCTGGAGGTCAAATATGACTCTATATGCAGTCAGGGCAATGTCATCTCGGATGAAGCCAGAGGGCAGTGTGACAACGTCAAGATCAATGAAGAG ATCACCTTCAGAGTGAAGGTCACAGCCAAGAAGTGCATCAAAAGCCAGTCCTTCACCATCCGGCCCCTGGGCTTCACAGACACCCTCACTGTCCACCTGGACAGCAACTGCAACTGCAGCTGCGACGAACAGCCCGACCCGACCGCctgcagtgggaaaggcagTGTCGTCTGCGGAATCTGCAG CTGCAACCCCGGCTACATGGGGAAGAACTGCGAGTgcgaaaccaaaggcaagaccagCAAGGAGCTGgagggcagctgcaggagggacaACAGCTCGGTCATCTGCTCGGGGCTGGGGGACTGCGTGTGCGgggagtgcatctgccacaccAGCGACGTGCCCGACAGGAAGATCTACGGCCCCTACTGCGAGTGCGACAACATGAACTGCGAGTTTTTCAACGGCTCCCTCTGCGGCGGCAAAG ACCGCGGGACGTGCAACTGTGGGGAGTGCGAGTGCAAGCCCGAGTTCCAGGGCAGTGCCTGCCAGTGCAAGAAGTCCACGGAGAACTGCTTGAACAGCCGCAAGAACGTGTGCAGCCTCCGTGGGACCTGCCACTGCAACCGCTGCCAGTGCCGGGGGCAGTACCAGCCCCCCTTCTGCCTGGAGTGCCCCAGCTGCCCCTCTCCCTGTGACAGATACGT CTCCTGCGTGGAGTGCAAGGCCTTCGAGAGCGGCCCCTTCGCGAAGAACTGCACCCAGGCCTGCCCCAACATCCGGACGGCTGAGGAATCGACGGAGGAGAGCAAGCAGTGCAAGGAGAAGGACTCCAACAACTGCTGGATCTCCTTCCGCATGGTCCAGGATGACGGCGAGGAGATGTACACTGTCATCGTCGACTCTAACAAAG aGTGCCCGGAACCTCCCAACATTGCACTGATCGTGGGAGGCACAGTTGCTGGTGTGGCCCTCATTGGCCTGGTGCTCCTGCTGATCTGGCGGCTCTTGATGGAGCTGTTTGACCGCCGGGAATATCGCCGGTTTGAGAAGGAGAAGTCCAAGGCCAAGTGGAATGAT GCTGATAACCCCCTCTTCAAGAGTGCCACCACCACGGTCGTGAACCCCAGGTTCAACGGGGAATGA
- the C7H21orf58 gene encoding uncharacterized protein C21orf58 homolog isoform X3, with product MESSLPAASKRSRREDMLQSALRRRKDLLQELREQHLLEELSQPPAPAGGHGHDHRAALPHVFQIPFPAPQAEPPRIIQQTLPPQPATIIQQLPQPQPLITQIPPAQPFAAPRSGSIKEDMVEMMLMQNAQMHQIIMQNMMLKALPPMAFAQSPAASSPLLQHGQQDLQFAAAPALKAERPRPSAVHHHHHYPPAALLPGPPAGFPSTSTAHGWTSSTLPALPTWPTY from the exons ATGGAATCATCACTCCCAGCTGCAAGTAAAA GGAGCAGACGTGAGGATATGCTCCAGAgcgccctgaggagaaggaaagatCTTCTGCAGGAGCTTCGG GAGCAGCACCTTCTGGAAGAGCTTTCGCAGCcccctgcacctgctggaggaCACGGTCATGACCACAGGGCTGCCCTCCCGCACGTCTTCCAGATACCTTTTCCAGCTCCCCAGGCTGAGCCACCAAGGATTATCCAGCAGACG ctgccGCCTCAGCCAGCCACCATCATCCAGCAGCTACCTCAGCCGCAACCCCTGATCACACAGATCCCCCCTGCCCAGCCGTTTGCAGCCCCCCGCTCCGGGAGTATTAAAGAAG ATATGGTAGAGATGATGCTGATGCAGAATGCCCAGATGCACCAGATCATCATGCAGAACATGATGCTGAAGGCTCTGCCACCCATGGCTTTCGCACAGTCTCCTGCAGCCAGCTCTCCCCTGCTTCAGCATGGACAGCAG GATCTGCAGTTTGCTGCTGCCCCGGCTCTGAAAGCAGAGAGGCCCAGGCCATCTGCAGTGCACCACCACCATCACTACCCCCCCGCCGCGCTGCTCCCGGGGCCCCCCGCGGGCTTCCCCTCCACATCCACGGCACACGGCTGGACCAGCAGCACGCTCCCTGCCCTACCTAC GTGGCCCACATACTGA
- the C7H21orf58 gene encoding uncharacterized protein C21orf58 homolog isoform X4, with product MSSLAGSRREDMLQSALRRRKDLLQELREQHLLEELSQPPAPAGGHGHDHRAALPHVFQIPFPAPQAEPPRIIQQTLPPQPATIIQQLPQPQPLITQIPPAQPFAAPRSGSIKEDMVEMMLMQNAQMHQIIMQNMMLKALPPMAFAQSPAASSPLLQHGQQDLQFAAAPALKAERPRPSAVHHHHHYPPAALLPGPPAGFPSTSTAHGWTSSTLPALPTWPTY from the exons ATGAGTTCCTTAGCAG GGAGCAGACGTGAGGATATGCTCCAGAgcgccctgaggagaaggaaagatCTTCTGCAGGAGCTTCGG GAGCAGCACCTTCTGGAAGAGCTTTCGCAGCcccctgcacctgctggaggaCACGGTCATGACCACAGGGCTGCCCTCCCGCACGTCTTCCAGATACCTTTTCCAGCTCCCCAGGCTGAGCCACCAAGGATTATCCAGCAGACG ctgccGCCTCAGCCAGCCACCATCATCCAGCAGCTACCTCAGCCGCAACCCCTGATCACACAGATCCCCCCTGCCCAGCCGTTTGCAGCCCCCCGCTCCGGGAGTATTAAAGAAG ATATGGTAGAGATGATGCTGATGCAGAATGCCCAGATGCACCAGATCATCATGCAGAACATGATGCTGAAGGCTCTGCCACCCATGGCTTTCGCACAGTCTCCTGCAGCCAGCTCTCCCCTGCTTCAGCATGGACAGCAG GATCTGCAGTTTGCTGCTGCCCCGGCTCTGAAAGCAGAGAGGCCCAGGCCATCTGCAGTGCACCACCACCATCACTACCCCCCCGCCGCGCTGCTCCCGGGGCCCCCCGCGGGCTTCCCCTCCACATCCACGGCACACGGCTGGACCAGCAGCACGCTCCCTGCCCTACCTAC GTGGCCCACATACTGA
- the C7H21orf58 gene encoding uncharacterized protein C21orf58 homolog isoform X1, which yields MTDPSVVDHLTRLKIKLLEKRLENEQGNLEKMESSLPAASKRSRREDMLQSALRRRKDLLQELREQHLLEELSQPPAPAGGHGHDHRAALPHVFQIPFPAPQAEPPRIIQQTLPPQPATIIQQLPQPQPLITQIPPAQPFAAPRSGSIKEDMVEMMLMQNAQMHQIIMQNMMLKALPPMAFAQSPAASSPLLQHGQQDLQFAAAPALKAERPRPSAVHHHHHYPPAALLPGPPAGFPSTSTAHGWTSSTLPALPTWPTY from the exons ATGACAGATCCTTCAGTGGTGGATCACCTGACACGACTGAAAATCAAACTCCTAGAAAAG AGACTAGAAAATGAACAAGGAAACCTGGAGAAGATGGAATCATCACTCCCAGCTGCAAGTAAAA GGAGCAGACGTGAGGATATGCTCCAGAgcgccctgaggagaaggaaagatCTTCTGCAGGAGCTTCGG GAGCAGCACCTTCTGGAAGAGCTTTCGCAGCcccctgcacctgctggaggaCACGGTCATGACCACAGGGCTGCCCTCCCGCACGTCTTCCAGATACCTTTTCCAGCTCCCCAGGCTGAGCCACCAAGGATTATCCAGCAGACG ctgccGCCTCAGCCAGCCACCATCATCCAGCAGCTACCTCAGCCGCAACCCCTGATCACACAGATCCCCCCTGCCCAGCCGTTTGCAGCCCCCCGCTCCGGGAGTATTAAAGAAG ATATGGTAGAGATGATGCTGATGCAGAATGCCCAGATGCACCAGATCATCATGCAGAACATGATGCTGAAGGCTCTGCCACCCATGGCTTTCGCACAGTCTCCTGCAGCCAGCTCTCCCCTGCTTCAGCATGGACAGCAG GATCTGCAGTTTGCTGCTGCCCCGGCTCTGAAAGCAGAGAGGCCCAGGCCATCTGCAGTGCACCACCACCATCACTACCCCCCCGCCGCGCTGCTCCCGGGGCCCCCCGCGGGCTTCCCCTCCACATCCACGGCACACGGCTGGACCAGCAGCACGCTCCCTGCCCTACCTAC GTGGCCCACATACTGA
- the C7H21orf58 gene encoding uncharacterized protein C21orf58 homolog isoform X2: protein MTDPSVVDHLTRLKIKLLEKRLENEQGNLEKMESSLPAARSRREDMLQSALRRRKDLLQELREQHLLEELSQPPAPAGGHGHDHRAALPHVFQIPFPAPQAEPPRIIQQTLPPQPATIIQQLPQPQPLITQIPPAQPFAAPRSGSIKEDMVEMMLMQNAQMHQIIMQNMMLKALPPMAFAQSPAASSPLLQHGQQDLQFAAAPALKAERPRPSAVHHHHHYPPAALLPGPPAGFPSTSTAHGWTSSTLPALPTWPTY, encoded by the exons ATGACAGATCCTTCAGTGGTGGATCACCTGACACGACTGAAAATCAAACTCCTAGAAAAG AGACTAGAAAATGAACAAGGAAACCTGGAGAAGATGGAATCATCACTCCCAGCTGCAA GGAGCAGACGTGAGGATATGCTCCAGAgcgccctgaggagaaggaaagatCTTCTGCAGGAGCTTCGG GAGCAGCACCTTCTGGAAGAGCTTTCGCAGCcccctgcacctgctggaggaCACGGTCATGACCACAGGGCTGCCCTCCCGCACGTCTTCCAGATACCTTTTCCAGCTCCCCAGGCTGAGCCACCAAGGATTATCCAGCAGACG ctgccGCCTCAGCCAGCCACCATCATCCAGCAGCTACCTCAGCCGCAACCCCTGATCACACAGATCCCCCCTGCCCAGCCGTTTGCAGCCCCCCGCTCCGGGAGTATTAAAGAAG ATATGGTAGAGATGATGCTGATGCAGAATGCCCAGATGCACCAGATCATCATGCAGAACATGATGCTGAAGGCTCTGCCACCCATGGCTTTCGCACAGTCTCCTGCAGCCAGCTCTCCCCTGCTTCAGCATGGACAGCAG GATCTGCAGTTTGCTGCTGCCCCGGCTCTGAAAGCAGAGAGGCCCAGGCCATCTGCAGTGCACCACCACCATCACTACCCCCCCGCCGCGCTGCTCCCGGGGCCCCCCGCGGGCTTCCCCTCCACATCCACGGCACACGGCTGGACCAGCAGCACGCTCCCTGCCCTACCTAC GTGGCCCACATACTGA
- the KMO gene encoding kynurenine 3-monooxygenase isoform X2, whose product MSRKHPIQSGVQCAGMMALGGLCPAAWQLIFGQKTAFSFLLFQIVSKGIPMRARRIHTPSGKKYSIPYGKKNQYILSVDRTNLNRELLTAAEKYSNTKLYFGHKLVGCNAELGTLTIKRSDQQPLEVTYDLIVGCDGAFSTVRKQFMRQARFNYSHEYIPHGYMELTIPPKDGDFAMEPNYLHIWPRNTFMMIALPNMDKSFTCTLFMPFEEFEKLTTGEQVLGFFQSHFPDAIPLIGKRELKHDYFLLPAQAMISVKCSSYHLASRCVLMGDAAHAVVPFYGQGMNAGFEDCLVFDELMDQFHNDLGACLPEFSRLRVPDDHAISDLAMYNYIEMREHVNSTWFIFRKHVDNFLHTLMPSTIVPLYTMVTFTRIRYHEALQRWKWQKKVIDRGLFVVGAAGLGGTYLLIKRLARDFCMENLWRWSHSLKNVRNFPFGA is encoded by the exons ATGAGCAGAAAGCATCCCATTCAATCTGGAGTGCAGTGCGCGGGGATGATGGCGCTTGGTGGCTTGTGCCCTGCTGCTTGGCAACTCATTTTTGGCCAGAAGACTgcgttttctttccttctgtttcagaTTGTGTCCAAAGGCATTCCCATGCGGGCACGGAGGATACACACGCCTTCAGGGAAGAAGTATTCTATCCCCTATGGGAAGAAGAACCAG TACATTCTCTCTGTGGACAGAACAAACTTAAACAGAGAGCTGCTAACAG CTGCAGAGAAGTATTCCAACACTAAACTGTACTTTGGACACAAGCTTGTGGGGTGCAACGCAGAGTTGGGGACATTAACCATAAAAAG ATCTGACCAGCAGCCCTTGGAAGTCACCTATGATCTTATCGTAGGATGTGATGGAGCCTTCTCAACAGTCAGAAAGCAGTTCATGAGACAAGCGCGCTTTAACTACAGTCACGAGTACATTCCTCATGGTTATATGGAGCTGACTATCCCTCCCAAGGATGGAGAT tttgCCATGGAACCAAACTACCTCCATATCTGGCCAAGAAACACCTTCATGATGATTGCGCTGCCCAACATG GACAAGTCCTTCACCTGCACGCTCTTCATGCCCTTTGAGGAATTTGAGAAGCTCACAACAGGCGAGCAAGTGCTGGGGTTTTTCCAGTCCCACTTCCCAGACGCCATCCCTCTCATCGGAAA GCGAGAGCTGAAGCACGATTACTTtttgctgccagcccaggccaTGATATCTGTGAAGTGCTCCTCCTACCACCTTGCTTCCCGGTGCGTGTTGATGGGAGATGCCGCACATGCCGTCGTGCCCTTCTATGGACAGGGCATGAATGCG GGATTTGAGGATTGTCTGGTTTTTGATGAATTAATGGACCAGTTTCACAATGACCTAG GTGCCTGCCTCCCTGAGTTCTCCAGGCTGAGAGTGCCAGATGACCATGCGATCTCAGATTTAGCCATGTACAACTACATAGAG ATGCGTGAGCACGTGAATTCAACGTGGTTCATTTTTCGGAAGCACGTAGACAACTTCCTCCACACGCTCATGCCTTCCACCATCGTCCCACTGTACACCATG GTGACCTTCACCAGAATTCGCTACCATGAGGCACTTCAGCGCTGGAAATGGCAGAAAAAG GTAATTGATCGAGGGCTATTTGTTGTGGGGGCAGCAGGACTGGGTGGCACCTACTTGCTCATAAAGCGGTTGGCACGGGACTTCTGCATGGAAAACTTGTGGCGCTGGTCCCATTCGCTGAAGAATGTCAGAAATTTTCCTTTTGGTGCATGA